The genomic region CCCTCCTCGCTGCACTGTGGAAATTTCGGCAAGCATGGTAATGCTGTCTTTTACATACTTGGGGAAGGAGTCACAAGAATGAAGCTCCGATCAATCGCCGCACAGCAATGGCTCAATAGGATCAGCAAGCGCGATCCTGAATTATTCAAGGAAATCGAGCCGAAGTTCTCTACGGAGTATATTCGCAAAGCAGAATTTGCACCCGACGCACCTTCATCAAGAGCAGCATCTGAACTCGACCAACTCCCGGAATGGTTAATACCCCTTCCGCTAGAGGATGCCACCAAACGGCGAAAACCTGACGAGACCGATATTGCAGATCGAAGAGAGGAAGCAGTCGTTCGAGCTGATACTCGACCCGTTTTTCTCATTAGAGATAATCAGTTTGTCAGAGAAACCGACGGTGGCCCAATGAGGATAAGCTGGGCCAGGCGGATAGAAGCCTTGGCAACAATCAGCCAGCGAATTCAGGCCGTGGGCCGAATCGAATTCGCAAATCATCCAAGTCGAGAATGGGGTGGAACAGGCTGGCTTGTTCGAGACCGAATTGTAGCTACCAATCGGCATGTTGCAAAATTGTTTGCTCGTGCCGATGGTGTTCAGTTTATTTTCCGTCCAGGCCTCAATCCGCTTGAGCCTCTAGGAGTTACAGTCGATTTCCTGGAGGAATTCAATAGTGCAAGAAGCCTTTACGCCAAGGTCCAGAAAGTCCTCTACATTTCACCAGACTCCGGGGCAGATCTGGCGTTATTGCTACTTGCTCATTGGGGCTCGACCGCACCACCTACCCCAATTCCACTATCATCGAGCCTTCCTGCAGAGGATGATTTTGTCGCCACCATCGGATACCCTGCCGAGTCAAGCGATCCGAGGGAACGCGAGCTAGTTCGGAACATTTTTGGAAATGTATTTAACAAGAAACGACTCGCGCCTGGACAAATCATGGCCCCGGAAGGCCAAGATGTCGTCCACGACTGCTCTACACTAAATGGCAATTCTGGATCGGTATTAATCAGCTTGAAATCTGGTGAGGCAGTCGGCCTGCATTACGAGGGATCCTTCATGCGGGCGAACTATGCAGTCCCTGTCGGGGAAATCAAAAAGGCGCTGGTAGATATTGATACGTCCCCCCCTCAATTTCTTGAGCAATCCCCGCGAGTGCAGGAGGCATTGTCGGCGAGGCAAGTGATTGCGGATGATACTACGCTTGTCATTCCCCTAGAAATCCATGTAAGTGTCCGTCTCCCCAAAACATTATCGGCATCAAATGAAGTCAAGGTTCAACCGACTCCCCAATTGAACTTGACCGACCCGCTGGTTACTGCCCGTCAACTACTTGGGAAGCGATCGGAAGTACTTCGAATTTATCTTGGCAAGCGGGTGCGAAAGGGGTGGATCACCGACGAGGATGCCATCATTGTCGAAGTGCGGGAGAAACTTTCGTCGGCTCGACTTCAAGACGCCAATATCCAACCAATTCCGGAAACAATTAGCGGTATGCCAGTCGACATACAGGTTGCTTCAGTATGGACCCAACTCAAAACACTGGGCATTGACTTTACCGAAAGACTCCTGGAGGCCCCACCAGGAATCAACTATCGAGAACCTCCCAATTTGTCGCTGAAGACCGTTCATGAGCACATGGAGGCAATATTCCACGTCAGCCCAGATAGCGGCTTTCCACAACTACAAACACTATTTTCAAAAGTAACGCGCACACTGACAGCAACCATGTATGAATGGGATGCTGAGCATATTTTCGAATCGCTCCGACAAGCCATAGAACCTGCTGGTCGCACTCTGCTGATGGTCACCCAGCCGCCCAAGAAACGATCCCGTCCTTCTCTTGATATTAATGTTGCTCGCCTAAAGACTATTCTGGGGGATAGACTGAAGCACGCTTCGGCTGCAGTTTTTGCACCACGTAACTTGTTCGATACCTCTTACCATATCAAAGTAGCAGTAGCAGATCGCGAATCGGTGTGGCTCTCAAGTGGGAACTGGAAGGATTCTGGGCAACCCAACATTCACCCTGCAGCCACTGGTGAAACTACCTGGGCACCGCTGCTAGACCATAATCGTGAATGGCATGCATTAATACACAATGCCAATCTTGCAGGACAGTTTGAGGATTATATCCAGTACGATTATGAGCAGTCCAAGGTTGTTCGAGAACCTGAAGCGCCCCCTTTCGAATGGCCAGACTTGTTTGTACCTTTACCAGATGCGGCCCGTGTTCTAGAAGCCCCGCGAGGGAAACCGAACTACTTCCAACCACTGATCCTCAGTCGCCGAATACGGATCACACCTTTGTTGACGCCAGACTATGAAGACTTCATCGACGCAGTGCTCTCCCTTATCCGAGGGGCCGACCGTAGCCTCCTTATTCAAAATCAGTCTTTCAACTTACTCAAGGAACACAATCGACCCAAGTTCGAGGAGTTTTTTGAGATTCTCATTGCAAAGCAAAAAAGGGGTCTTGATGTTCGCATTATTATACGAGATGCTTCGGAATTCCCTGGTAATGCAGAAGAGAAGCAAGACAACCTCCTGACTCGATTAGTACGAAGGGGGTTAGGGCTCGACAGGATCAGGCTCCAATCAAACTGCCACACGAAAGGAATCATTGTCGATGGGGCCAAAGTTCTCTTGGGCAGCCATAACCTCACTAATGCCGGCACACATACGAATCGTGACGCGAGTCTGATCGTGGATGATAATGAAGTCGCTCGGTACTTCAGAGATGTGTTCGAATTTGATTGGACCAATCTGGCAGGGTCGCGTATCCCGGAAGCCCCGCCAGCGATTCGCCTTGCCCCTAAGGGGGAACCTGCTCCTCCGGGTATGATCAGAATCAATGCATCAGAAATTTTCGATAGTGATTTTCCAAATCTCTCATTCTTCGCAAGAAGGCGAGCAAGCTAGAGCCAGGAACACCTTTCGCGGGAAACCTTGGCCTGTTATTGTTGTTACTCCGCACCAGGCACAGGTCTCTTTGGAATAGGAGATGATATGGCGAACCCCAAGGTCATATTTGTCGCATTTGCCATTGAGGACGAAAGGCAGAGAGACTTCCTCAAAGGACAGTCCTTGAATACTCAATGTCCGTTCGAGTACGTCGATATGTCGGTGAAAGAGGCGTATTCGTCGGAGTGGAAAGAGCGTGTTCGCACCCGCATTCGCCGTTCGGATGGCGTGATCGCACTGGTCAGTAGGAACTCTTTGAATTCAAGTGGGCAGAAATGGGAGCTTCAGTGCGCACGAGGTGAAACCAAGCCAATTCTTGGTATTTGGGCGTACACACATGACAGAACCTATCTGCCGGACCTCGCGACTATCCCATGGACTTGGGAAACTATTGGGAGGTTTATCAATGACATCTAGAATCGCAGTGATCGTCGGCATCGATCTCTACGAGCATTACAAAAGGCTCTATGGATGTGTTAACGATGCGAACTCAGTCAAGAGTGTTTTGGAGCGTCACGATGATGGTTCTCTCAATTTTGAGTGCAAGCTTCTGACCGGAAGCAGTCAAACTAATCCGATTACGAAATTCCAACTAAGAGATAGCCTGAGTCAACTATTTATGGCGAACGTTGATTATGCTCTATTCTATTTCGCAGGGCATGGTGACATTACCGCAACGGACACTTACCTTCTCACATCTGATTCCAGACGTAGCGACGATGGGATATCTCTCACTGAGATACTCCAAATGGCCAACGATGCAGCCAAGAAGATCCGGTCAAGAAACAGAGCGATTGTTTTGGACTGCTGTTATTCGGGGAGTGCCGGAACGCCACCCGTAACTGGGGAACTTGCACTCTTGTCGCAAGGGCTTACAATACTTACTGCATCCACTGCAGAGCAGTATTCTACTGAACAGGACGGGAGAGGCCTCTTCACAAGTCTGTTCGTTGATGCACTAACTGGCAGTGCCGCAAGCATTACCGGCCACATTACTTTCGGCAGCATCTATGCGCACGTCGATCAGTCTCTTGGGAAGCTAGGACAACGCCCAGTATTTAAGACAAACGTCCATGAGTTCGTTCCCATAAGAACGGTGCGTGCGCCAATAGCGCTTGCTGATCTTAAGAGGATAGCGGAGTTTTTCCCGTCCGATGAATATCCATTTCCGTTGAATCCATCATTCGAGCCAGAGGTTAAGGGGCGCGGTCCTGGCATGCCACCACCAGACCCTCGGAATACTGAGAAGTTTCGAATTCTCCAAGCGTATAACCGAATTAACTTGGTTGTTCCTGTAGATGCCCCGCACATGTGGCATGCAGCGATGGAATACAAATCATGCAAACTCACCCCACTTGGGATGCACTATCGTCGGCTCGTTCAGAATGGTCGGATATGATGACTGAATGCCCGCGCTGCTCTACCTTAGCGCGTAACCGGT from Nitrospira japonica harbors:
- a CDS encoding phospholipase D-like domain-containing protein translates to MKLRSIAAQQWLNRISKRDPELFKEIEPKFSTEYIRKAEFAPDAPSSRAASELDQLPEWLIPLPLEDATKRRKPDETDIADRREEAVVRADTRPVFLIRDNQFVRETDGGPMRISWARRIEALATISQRIQAVGRIEFANHPSREWGGTGWLVRDRIVATNRHVAKLFARADGVQFIFRPGLNPLEPLGVTVDFLEEFNSARSLYAKVQKVLYISPDSGADLALLLLAHWGSTAPPTPIPLSSSLPAEDDFVATIGYPAESSDPRERELVRNIFGNVFNKKRLAPGQIMAPEGQDVVHDCSTLNGNSGSVLISLKSGEAVGLHYEGSFMRANYAVPVGEIKKALVDIDTSPPQFLEQSPRVQEALSARQVIADDTTLVIPLEIHVSVRLPKTLSASNEVKVQPTPQLNLTDPLVTARQLLGKRSEVLRIYLGKRVRKGWITDEDAIIVEVREKLSSARLQDANIQPIPETISGMPVDIQVASVWTQLKTLGIDFTERLLEAPPGINYREPPNLSLKTVHEHMEAIFHVSPDSGFPQLQTLFSKVTRTLTATMYEWDAEHIFESLRQAIEPAGRTLLMVTQPPKKRSRPSLDINVARLKTILGDRLKHASAAVFAPRNLFDTSYHIKVAVADRESVWLSSGNWKDSGQPNIHPAATGETTWAPLLDHNREWHALIHNANLAGQFEDYIQYDYEQSKVVREPEAPPFEWPDLFVPLPDAARVLEAPRGKPNYFQPLILSRRIRITPLLTPDYEDFIDAVLSLIRGADRSLLIQNQSFNLLKEHNRPKFEEFFEILIAKQKRGLDVRIIIRDASEFPGNAEEKQDNLLTRLVRRGLGLDRIRLQSNCHTKGIIVDGAKVLLGSHNLTNAGTHTNRDASLIVDDNEVARYFRDVFEFDWTNLAGSRIPEAPPAIRLAPKGEPAPPGMIRINASEIFDSDFPNLSFFARRRAS
- a CDS encoding TIR domain-containing protein, with amino-acid sequence MANPKVIFVAFAIEDERQRDFLKGQSLNTQCPFEYVDMSVKEAYSSEWKERVRTRIRRSDGVIALVSRNSLNSSGQKWELQCARGETKPILGIWAYTHDRTYLPDLATIPWTWETIGRFINDI
- a CDS encoding caspase family protein → MTSRIAVIVGIDLYEHYKRLYGCVNDANSVKSVLERHDDGSLNFECKLLTGSSQTNPITKFQLRDSLSQLFMANVDYALFYFAGHGDITATDTYLLTSDSRRSDDGISLTEILQMANDAAKKIRSRNRAIVLDCCYSGSAGTPPVTGELALLSQGLTILTASTAEQYSTEQDGRGLFTSLFVDALTGSAASITGHITFGSIYAHVDQSLGKLGQRPVFKTNVHEFVPIRTVRAPIALADLKRIAEFFPSDEYPFPLNPSFEPEVKGRGPGMPPPDPRNTEKFRILQAYNRINLVVPVDAPHMWHAAMEYKSCKLTPLGMHYRRLVQNGRI